From the genome of Penaeus chinensis breed Huanghai No. 1 chromosome 37, ASM1920278v2, whole genome shotgun sequence, one region includes:
- the LOC125045370 gene encoding uncharacterized protein LOC125045370: MAVYNACVISTLLYGSETWTTYARQERHLNTIQMRSIHHILGISWQDKVSNSEVLSCTGLPSMFTLLRQRRLRWLGHFHHMSDGRIPKDLLYGVLASGRRPTKRGSRFNRQETEHNCDLCKTVIPTSASGATDADAPAKQTARMLPMVNSDKRRPTPI; encoded by the coding sequence ATGGCAGTGTACAATGCCTGTGTCATCAGCACACTGCTATATGGCAGTGAGACATGGACCACGTACGCCAGGCAAGAAAGACATCTGAACACCATCCAAATGAGAAGCATCCACCACATCCTGGGAATATCGTGGCAAGACAAAGTGTCCAACAGTGAGGTCCTGTCTTGCACAGGTCTGCCCAGCATGTTCACACTACTCAGACAGCGCAGACTCCGTTGGCTAGGCCACTTCCACCACATGTCAGACGGTCGCATCCCCAAAGACCTCCTGTATGGAGTCCTGGCTTCTGGAAGAAGACCCACCAAGCGAGGTAGCCGCTTCAACAGACAAGAGACAGAACACAATTGCGACCTCTGCAAGACCGTCATTCCCACATCGGCTTCTGGAGCCACAGACGCCGATGCTCCAGCCAAACAGACAGCTAGGATGCTACCCATGGTCAACTCTGACAAACGGAGGCCTactcctatataa